The Corallococcus caeni region CCTTCGCACCACCTCCACCAGCTGGTGCGCGGGGTCGGTGGCTCTTGGGTAATAGCCCTGCACCACCTCCGAACGCTTCAGCAGGCCCAGGTCGCGCGTGAGCAGCACTCGCGATTCTTCGTGGGACACGCGCGCCAGCAGGTCGTCCGCGGAGTCGTTGCGCCAGAGCGTGTCGAAGCCGAGCATCCGCAGGAAGCCCGACAGACGCCCCAAGCCCACGTCCAGGATGAAGCGCGGCAGCTCCGGGAGCGGCACCGGGACGGATGCCGGAGACGCCTCCACGTGCGTGTCCGCCTCCGCCCGGTGCCCGAAGCCCACCGGCTCGCCATCCACCAACACCCCGTCCACTTCCGGATGCGGCGGCCCCAGTGACTCGATGAGGTCCTTCACCGAAGGGCTGCCTTGCAGCACGTGGGTGAACGTTCGCTCCCGGCGCTCCGGTGCGACGAAGTCGTTCAGTGCGCCATGGAACCGCACCGTGAGCTGCCGTGCCGACATCGTGGACTCCTCACGTCCTGCTGCGTTGTCGCCCGTGCTCCGCGCTGCCTTCCTCTGAATCCCAGGCTTCCCCGGCCGTGAGGGCGGCGGAACTCTCGGATTCTTGAAGGGCGGAGATGGCAATCCTCACGGGCTGTCAGGGGACAGCCTTCCTGCAAACTTCTATAATCACGCGTCAGTCGGCGCGCCGAAGCCGGTGGAACACCCCCTCGACCCCCTCGGAAGCAAGGATCCAGGTCCCTGTATGGCCATGAAGTTCCCCCCGTTCCTCCGCCCATTCGTGGCGCTGGGTTTCCTGGCGCTCGCTTGCGGCCCGGGTGACGAGCCCATCGCTCCTCCTGACTCGGGGACCTCGGCCGATGCTGGCACCCGCACCGACGCGGGTTCCTCCGTGGACGCGGGCGACACCGTGGACTCGGGCACCGCCGTGGATGCTGGATCCGACGTGGATGCCGGCTCCGACGTGGATGCCGGCTCCGACGTGGATGCTGGATCCGACGTGGATGCTGGATCCGATGATGCCGGCACCGCGGTCGACGCGGGCACGTCCGTGGATGCGGGTTCGACCGTCGACGCGGGCACTTCGACCGACGCGGGTTCCGCGACGGACGCGGGCTCTTCCACCGACGGCGGCTCCACGACGGACGCGGGCACGATTGACGGCCCGGACTCCGATGGTGGCGTCACGCAGATCCGCCTGATGGCGGCCAATCTCACCAGCGGCAACGGCCAGAGCTACGACCCGGGCCATGGCATCCGGCTCATGCAGGGCGTGGATCCCGACGTCGTGATGATCCAGGAGTTCAACTACAAGTCGAACTCCGCTGCGGACATCCGCGCCATGGTCGACACCGCCTTCGGCACGGGCTTCTCCTACTACCGCGAAGGCGGCGCGCAGATCCCCAACGGCGTCATCAG contains the following coding sequences:
- a CDS encoding Mut7-C RNAse domain-containing protein; this encodes MSARQLTVRFHGALNDFVAPERRERTFTHVLQGSPSVKDLIESLGPPHPEVDGVLVDGEPVGFGHRAEADTHVEASPASVPVPLPELPRFILDVGLGRLSGFLRMLGFDTLWRNDSADDLLARVSHEESRVLLTRDLGLLKRSEVVQGYYPRATDPAHQLVEVVRRYGLTSRMRPFSRCLACNAPLSTATPDEVQGRIPEGVAQRHRHFQQCPGCQRVFWPGTHHERMQNLVDTLRRLEATQP
- a CDS encoding endonuclease/exonuclease/phosphatase family protein, with protein sequence MAMKFPPFLRPFVALGFLALACGPGDEPIAPPDSGTSADAGTRTDAGSSVDAGDTVDSGTAVDAGSDVDAGSDVDAGSDVDAGSDVDAGSDDAGTAVDAGTSVDAGSTVDAGTSTDAGSATDAGSSTDGGSTTDAGTIDGPDSDGGVTQIRLMAANLTSGNGQSYDPGHGIRLMQGVDPDVVMIQEFNYKSNSAADIRAMVDTAFGTGFSYYREGGAQIPNGVISRFPIIESGEWTDTQVSNRDFAWARINIPGPRDLWVVSVHLLTSGSGVRNTEATNLVKFIKANVPESDYLAIGGDFNTDSRSEACLTTFKQVVDTAGPYPADKNGNGGTNAGRSKPYDHVLVDADLRKYQVSTVVGNSTFANGLVLDSRVYTPISEISPALNSDSGASMMQHMGVVKTYVTPNF